CTGGATGCCCAGGCCATGAATCCACTCGCACAACGCCTCGGCGCCGAACGCCCGTAGCAGCGGTGCCATGTGCGGTGCACGTTCGGCATAACGCGACAGGAACGTCGGGTACGCCTCGGAGTGGGTGATGTTCATGCCGCCCACACCGGCCAGCAGGAATTTGCGCCCCACGGAAGGCATGCCGTCATACAGGTCGACCCGCACGCCCGCTTGGCTCAAGACTTCGGCGGCCATCAGCCCGGCGGGGCCGCCGCCGATAATAGTGACGTGTCGAGGGGGTGTCAGGGGCATGGGCAAGGCTACGGTCATTTGAATAGGCCGCACATTCTACCCGAGCTCGACGCACGTGCCTGATCAAAAAATGTACAGCATGACGCAGGCTATGCGGTTATTGGCCTACAGCCCCTTACGCTCAAGTTATCCACAGGCCGTTCCACAGGCATTGTGGGTAAAGGCCACATTTCAATGACAACCTGATGACGTCCACACCCGCTGGGCGCTGTGGTGCAGGATGCCGTGGCGGCGGGCCAGGGCAGGGCGGTCCTTGCTGTAGCCGCCGCCGATCACGCCCATCACCGGGATATCACGGCCCAGGCAGTGGCGCATCACGCTTTCATCACGGGCGGCTACGCCTGCGTCTGTCAGCTTGAGGTAGCCGAGGGCGTCATCTTTATGCACATCGACGCCGGCGTCGTACAGCACCAGGTCGGGCTGATACAGCGGCAGCAGGTAGTTGAGGGCGTCGTCCACTACCTTGAGGTAGTCGGCATCGCCCATGCCCATGGGCAGCGGGATGTCCCAGTCGCTCTGGGCCTTGCGTGCCGGGAAGTTTTTTTCGCAGTGCAGCGACACGGTGATCGCGTCCGGTGTGTGGTGCAGGATGCGCGCAGTGCCGTCGCCCTGGTGCACGTCGCAGTCGAAGATCAGCACCCGGTTGACCCGGCCGCTGGCCAGCAGGTAGTGGCTGATTACCGCCAGGTCATTGAAGATGCAAAAGCCCGCCGGGTAATCGTAATGGGCGTGATGAGTGCCGCCCGCCAGGTGGCAGGCCAGGCCGTGTTCCAGCGCCTGCTCGGCCGCGAGGATCGAGCCGCCGACCGCCCGCACGGTGCGCCGCGCCAGCGCTTCGCTCCAGGGCAGGCCAAGGCGCCGTTGGTCTTCGCGGGACAACTCGCCGCTCATGTAGCGTTCGATATACCCAGGTTCATGGGCCAGGGCCAGAATCTCTGCGGGGCACAGGTCCGGGCGCAGCAATTGGCGGTCCTGGGTCAGGCCGCTGTCCACCAGGTGGTCACGCAACAGGCGGAACTTGTCCATGGGGAACCGGTGGTCCGCCGGGAACTCGGGGCTGTAGTCATCGTGGTAGATCAATGGCAAAGGCATGGGATTTTCTTGCGGGAACCTGCGACGGATCTTAACAGCGCTGTACACTCGCGCACACGCATACGGCAAGGGAGGGGACCCATGGAGCCGATACTTGAATTGGAAAGCGCACGCTTGGTGCTGCGTCAATGGCGCGACACTGACTTGGCGGGTTTTGCCGCCATGTGCGCCGACCCGCAGGTGATGCGCTATTTCCCGGCCAAATTGAGCCACCTGGAAAGCGCCGCCTTGATTGGGCGGATTCGCGGGCATTTTGCCGAATACGGCTTTGGCTTCTGGGCCTTGCAGCGCAAGGACACCGGTGAATTTATCGGCCTGACCGGGCTGCAAAATGTCAGCTTTGAAGCAGGCTTTACCCCTGCGGTGGAAATCGGCTGGCGCCTGGCCCGCGAGCATTGGGGCCTGGGCTATGCCAGCGAGGCGGCCTGGACCGCACTGCGTTGCGGCTTCGACCGTTTGCAGCTGGATGAAATTGTGGCGTTCACCACTGAAGCCAATCTGCCATCACAAAAAGTCATGCAGGCCATCGGTATGCATTACGATCCCCAGGCAGATTTTGAACACCCCAAGGTCGCAGCCGATGACCCGCTGCGCCCTCACGTTTTGTACCGCATCACCCGCGCCCAATGGTTGGACACGCTGCACGGATAAGCAGCCCGGAATGCCCTCTTGTATGTAGTAGGAGTTGCTCTATGAGCCAAGTATTGGAAGATCTGGTGGACTTGCTGACCCTGGAGCCGATTGAGGAAAACCTCTTTCGCGGCCGCAGCCAGGACCTGGGTTTTCGTCAGCTGTTCGGCGGCCAGGTGCTCGGCCAGTCGTTGTCGGCTGCCAGCCAGACCGTAGAAGAAGCCCGGCACGTGCATTCCCTGCATGGTTATTTCCTGCGTCCCGGCGATGCCGCCTTGCCGGTGGTGTATTCGGTGGACCGTGTGCGTGACGGCGGCAGTTTCAGCACCCGTCGGGTTACGGCCATCCAGAAGGGCCACCCGATCTTCACCTGCACCACGTCGTTCCAATATGACGAAGAAGGCTTCGAGCACCAGACCACCATGCCCGTGGTGGTTGGTCCGGAGAACCTGCCGTCGGAGCTGGAACTGACCCAGCAGCGCGCGCACCTGATTCCCGAGCATATGCGCGACAAGCTGCTGTGCCCCAAGCCGATCGAAGTACGCCCGGTGACCGAGAAAGACCCGTTCAACCCGCAGCCGTCCGACCCGGTCAGGTACGTGTGGTTTCGTGCCGACGGCGCCCTGGCCGATACGCCGGCGCTGCATAAATACCTGTTGGCCTATGCTTCGGACTTTGGCTTGCTGACCACCTCGATGCTGCCCCATGGCAAGAGCGTGTGGCAGAAAGACATGCAGGTCGCCAGCCTCGACCACGCGCTGTGGTTCCACGCCGACCTGCGTGCCGATGACTGGTTGCTCTACGCCATGGACAGTCCGTGGGCCGGCAATTCCCGCGGGTTCTCCCGTGGCAGCGTGTACAACCGCGCCGGGCAACTGGTGGCCTCGGTGACCCAGGAAGGGTTGATTCGCCATCGCAAGGACTGGGCATGAGCCTCACGGACGTTAAGCACTGGGTGTTCGACATGGACGGCACCCTCACGGTGGCGGTGCATGATTTTGCCGCTATTCGCGTGGCGCTGGAGATTCCACCCGAAGACGACATCCTCACCCACATCGGCGCCTTGCCGACGGAGGTTGCGGCGGCCAAACACGCCTGGTTGCTGGAGCATGAGCGCGAGCTGGCGCTGGGTTCCGTCGCGGCAGAGGGTGCGGTGGAGTTGGTGCGCGAGCTGGCCGGGCGCGGTTATCGCCTGGGCATTTTGACCCGCAATGCGCGGGAGCTGGCGCATATCACCCTGCAGGCGATTGGGCTGGCGGACTGCTTTGCCACAGAAGATGTGCTGGGGCGCGACGATGCGCCGCCCAAGCCCGACCCGGGTGGTTTGCTGAAACTGGCGGCTGCCTGGCGCGTGGCGCCCAGCGAGATGGTGATGGTGGGGGATTACCGCTTTGACCTGGATTGCGGTCGGGCGGCGGGGGCCCGGACGGTGTTGGTGAACCTGCCGGAGAACCCGTGGCCGGAGTTGGCGGATTGGCATGCTGAAGATTGCGCGGCGCTGCGCCGGATGATCTAGCCCAGGCACTGAAGCTCAAATGTGGGAGCTGGCAAGCCAGCTCCCACATTTTGATCGGGTTTGTGCAGGGATTACTTCCCGAACAGTACCTTCTCGCCTTCAGGCGAAGTAAACATCCCATCCCCGTTATGCCCAACCCCCGGCACGTCTACCAGCTTATGGCCCAGCTGCGGATGACGCTGCTTGAGGTAGTCAAAATAGTTGTGCCCGCGAATCAGGCGATACGCGCCCTGGGTCTCGGCTGCGCAGCTTTTGTCCAGCGCCGGGTGGTTCGGGTCGGTGTCTTGCTGGCCCAGCAGGTAGGTGATGTTGCGTGATACATAAGCCTGCTCAAGCTGCTCGGCGCTCTGGCCCTTGGCGTAGGCCGGCAGATTTTGCATGCCGTATTTCCAGTCGTTGAAGCCGGGGCAACTGGCGGTGTCGAACTTCACCGGGCGCTGGGGGCTGAAGTACGCGTAGGACGATGGGTTGGCCACCACATAGCGCAGGCTGATGCCTTCGGTTTGCAGCATCGGGTGGTCGTGGCCGGTGAGGGCGAAACGCTGCACTACCTGGCCACCACCGGAGTGCCCGGCGACCACGATTTCTTTCAGCGCCGGGAACAGTTTGCGGTTGCCCAGGTGCTTGATGATCTGGTCCAGAGCACCGTAGGAACTGACCTGGCCGGGGCCGATGGAGGGCTCGCCGGCCATCCAGTCATCGGCTTTCCAGCGCAGCAGTTGGTTGTCCAGGTGGTCGCGTTTTACGTCCGATTCGTCGAGAAATTGCGGCGCAATGACCAGGGTGCTGCCACCCACCCCGGCGTCTTCAGCAGCGTGCTCGCCACTTTCCAGGTAGGTCATCGCATTGCGCAGGCGGCCATGCACGATGATCAATGCGCGCGTGACCTGCGGCAGCGGCTGGCGCCAATCCTGGCTCAGGCCCAGGCTGAGGTCACCGGCATCCAGGTGAAAACGATCGGGGCTGACCACCTTGACGCCATGTTCTTTCTCGGCCGCCCAGGTGGTGGTGGAACAGGTAATCAACACGCCCAACAGCAATCCCAATCGTTTATTCATTTAAAGACTCTTGGCGGTAAAAGTGTCGCATTGAGTGATCTGGCCCTGGGCGAAGCCGGTCTTGAACCAGCGAACCCGCTGCGCCGAGGTGCCGTGGGTAAACGAGTCCGGCACGACGCGCCCCTGACCCTGTTGCTGCAACCGGTCATCGCCAATGGCGTTGGCCGCATTCAGTGCTTCTTCTATGTCGCCGGGCTCCAGCCAGTTCAGGCGTTTTTGCGCCCGGTTGGCCCAGACCCCGGCGAAGCAATCGGCTTGCAGTTCCTGGCGTACCAACAGGCCGCCGTCGCCTTGCATCTGCCGGCCTTGCTGGCGTGCGGCCTGGATCTTGGCCGAGATGCCGAGCAGCGTCTGCACGTGGTGCCCGACTTCGTGGGCGATCACGTAGGCCTGGGCGAAGTCGCCGGCGGCCTTGAAGCGTTGGGACATTTCCCGGAAGAAATCCAGGTCCAGGTACACCTGCTGGTCGGCGGGGCAATAGAACGGGCCGCTGGCCGAGGTCGCGCCACCGCAGGCGGAATTCACCCGGCCACGGAACAGGATCAGTTTCGGGTTTTTGTAGGCCAACCCGTTTTCCTGGAACACCTGGCCCCAGGTGTCTTCGGTATCGCCCAGCACAGCCCGAACAAAATCGGCCTGCTCATCATTGGCCGGCGGCGCCTGGCGCGATTGCGTGCTGACCGAGGGCGCTTGCTCCATCTGGCCGGTCAATTGGCCGAGGATCTGCAGCGGGTCCTGGCCGGTCAGCCAGCCGATGCCGACAATCAGCACAATCGCCGTGAGGCTCAGGCCCTTGCCGCCACCAAAGCGCATGCCGCCACCACCGCTGTCATCGCGGGCATCCACCACGTTGTCGCTGCGTCGGCCTTTTTTCCATAGCATGTGGGCAATCCTCTCGTGTTCTTACCGTAATGGAGTATGGACGTTAATCGCGGCAGTAACCTTCGCCGGTATCGACGATCAGGCAGTCCTTTTTATCCGCCAGCCATTTCAAGCCGGTGGCTTCCCCATCGCCGGCGCGCAGCAGTTGCGGGCCGTCCGGGCGGGTGAAGGTGATGCCTTCTTCGTTGGCTTCACCCTGGAAGGTGCCGGAGTCATCGGCATCGAGGCCGTATTGCATGGTTAGAAGGTAGTGGCCACGGCCGATGCTGTCGTCCTTGGCGATGGTCAGGTGCAAACCCTCTACGCCAATCCATTTACCGACCCATTTATCGGTGGGCGGGGTTTCGGGCACCAGGGTGGCCTGTACGGAAGGCGGCGCGGGTTTTGGTGCGTCCTTGGGCTCCTGGTTACAGGCGGTCAGCAGCACAAGGGCAGAGAGAACAAAGAAGGTTTTTTTCATAGCGGCAGGGCCTTGGTCAAAAAGTGTGCAACGCGGGGGCTAAGGTGCTGCGTTGGACTCGAATCCCGTGATTTAGTGCGCTGTTCGCACGGTGTTTGGTTATGCTCTTGGGGCAGACGCATGCCCGGCTGCTAGATTACCGGGTTGAGTGCTACCTCGTTCAGCGTTCGGCGCGCCACGCAAGAGAATTCCATGACTGTCAGCACCCCCTTTCCGGCGTCAACCATACTTTCAAGGGCATCCTGCTGATTGTGCTGGCGACGTTCCTGTTCTCCAGCCATGACGCCTTGTCCAAATACCTGGCCGGGTTCTACCCGATCGTGATGGTGGTGTGGGCGCGGTACGTGGTGCATACCTTGCTGATGGCGGGGATTTTCCTGCCGCAATCGGGGTTGCGTGTGTTGCGCAGCAAGCGGCCCGGCATGCAGGTGATACGGGCGTTGTGCCTGCTGGGCACCAGCCTGTTTTTTACCACTGCGCTGCATTACATCCCTCTGGCTGAGGCCACGGCGGTGAACTTTCTTACGCCGATTCTGGTGACGGCGCTGTCGGTGCCGCTGCTCGGTGAGCACGTGACACGCGGTCAATGGCTGGCGGTGATCTGCGGGTTCATCGGCGTAATCATCATCATCCACCCCGGCGGTGAGCTATTCACCCCGGCAGTGCTGCTGCCGCTGTGTTCGGCGCTGTTCTTCTGCTTCTACCAACTGCTCACGCGCATCCTCAGCCGATACGACACCCCCACCACCAGCAACTTTTTCGCGGGGCTGTGTAATACCTTGGTGATGAGCGCGTTGGTGCCGTTCTTCTGGCAGGTTCCTACGCTATGGCACGGCGTGCTGATGCTGGCCTTGGGTGCGTGCGGGATGACCGCGCACTTTATGCTGACCCAGGCGTTCCGCTTTGCGGCGCCGGCCTTGCTGGCGCCGTTCGGCTATTGCCAGATAGTGTTTGCGGGGTTGTTGGGCTGGCTGGTGTTCAACCATACCCCCGATGTGACCACGGTGGTCGGCATCGGGGTGATCTGCATGAGCGGGCTGGCCGCTGCCTGGCAGCAGCGGCGTCGGTAAATTACACGTCTACCGTAGGAATCTTGCGCGGCGCCATGAAGTACATCCAGGTCAGCGCAATGAAGTACATCGCGGGGATCAAGGTGAACAACACGGTGTAGTTGTTGTTGGTCACCGTGAGGATATGCCCGACGATCTGGGTCATGAACATGCCGCCGATGGCTGCGCACATCCCGCCGAAGCCGAACACCGTGCTCATCATGTGCTTGGGCGTGTAGTCCATCACCAGGCTCCAGATATTGGCGGTCCAGGCCTGGTGCGCGCCGATGGCCAGGGAGATGGCAAACACCGCGACCCACAGCTGGCTGGAGCCGGCCGCCATGATCACGCCGACGATGCAGCAGGCGAACAGCAGCATCGACAGCAAACGCGCCTTGATCGAGTTCATCCCGCGGCCGATCAGGAACGACGACAGAATCCCCCCACCCACACTGCCGAAGTCGGCTGTCAGATAGATGATGATCAGCGGAATGCCCATTTGGGTCACGTTGATACCCAGGTTGTATTGCTGGTTCAGAAAGGGCGGCAGCCAGTACAGGTAGAACCAGAACACCGGCGCGGTCAGCGAGTAGGCGAGGGCGAAGGCCCAGGTGCCGCGCATGCGCAGAATGCGGCTGAACGGTACGCGGGGTTGTTCCGGCTCGACTTCCTGTTGCACGTAGTCCAGTTCGGATTGTTTAACGGTGGGGTGGTCTTCCGGGTTGTAGTACTTCAGGCCCCAGAACAGCAGCCAGATACCGCCCAGCGCGGACATGCACAGGAACGCCGCCTGCCAGCCCCACACATGCAGGATCAACGGCAACAGCATCGGCGTCATCATCGCGCCGACGTTGGTACCGGCGTTGAAGATACCGGTGGCTACCGCACGCTCGCCGGCGGGGAACCACAGGCGGGTGGTCTTGACGCAGGCCGGGTAGTTGGCGGCCTCGGTCAACCCGAGGATAAAGCGGCACACCATAAAGCCGACTGCCGAGGTGGCCAGTCCGTGGGCGCCGGTTGCCAGGCTCCACAGCAGCACCGCGCAGAAGAACACGCGCTTCACGCCGATCCGGTCGATCAGGCGGCCTTGCAGCACAAAGCCGATGGCGTAGCCGACCTGGAACCAGAAGTTGATGTTGGCGTAGTCCATCGCCGTCCAGCTCATCTCTTTGGCGAGGATCGGCTGCATCACGCCTAACGCGGCGCGATCGATGTAGTTGAGGGTGGTTGCGAAGAACACCAGGGCCAGCATGCCCCAGCGAGTTTTACCCACGGCCAGGGCGCCGCGAATTTTGCTGCCGATACCGGCATGCGGGGTGCCCGGGCGCGCGGCCAGGACGGAGTTTTGCGAAGGCATGAGGTCGTACCCGTTTTTTGAAATTTTTATGGTGTGTTCTGGGTCTTCTTTTCGGGTGTAGCTACGGAATCGATGGTGCGCAGTGCTTAAAAAATCGTCAATTCGCCAACGGCCATTGTGTTCGATAATCGCACTGAAAACTAACCGGTTCGTACATTTCAATTGCTGTGAACAGTTTAGCGGCCAATAATTTGCCGTAAATAAGACAGACCTCAAAACCGGGAGTCGCCCATGCAACGCTCTATTGCCACTGTTTCCTTGAGCGGAACCCTGCCGGAAAAGCTCGAAGCCATCGCGGCGGCGGGGTTTGATGGTGTAGAAATCTTCGAAAACGATCTGTTGTATTACGATGGCAGCCCACGGGAAGTTAGGCAGATGTGCGCCGACCTCGGTATCGCCATTACCCTGTTCCAGCCGTTTCGCGACTTTGAAGGCTGCCGCCGCGACCGCCTGGCGCGCAACCTGGAGCGGGCCGAGCGCAAGTTCGATTTGATGCAGGAACTGGGCACCGACCTGGTGCTGGTGTGCAGCAACGCTTCGGCCGATTGCGTGGGTAATGAACGTATTTTGCTGGATGACTTGAGCCTGCTGGCCGAACACGCCGGCCGTCGCGGCCTGCGCATCGGTTATGAAGCACTGGCCTGGGGCAAGCATGTGAACACCTGGCAGCAGGTGTGGAACCTGGTGCGCCAGGTCGATCACCCGAGTCTCGGCGTGTTGCTCGACAGCTTCCACACCCTGTCGCTCAAGGGCGATCCGAGTGCCATCGCCGAAATCCCCGGCGACAAGATCTTCTTCGTGCAAATGGCCGACGCGCCGATCCTGGCCATGGATGTGCTGGAGTGGAGCCGACATTTTCGCTGCTTCCCCGGCCAAGGCGAATTCGACCTCGCGGGGTTCCTGGCGCCGATCATCAAGAGTGGCTACACCGGGCCGTTGTCCCTGGAGATTTTCAACGATGGTTTCCGCGCCGCGCCGACCCGCGCAAATGCGGCGGATGGCTTGCGCTCCTTGCTGTACCTGGAGGAGAAAACCCGCCAGCGTCTGGCGCAGGAACAGCCTGCCACGCCGGTCGATATCCTCTTCGAAACCCCGGCTGCCAGCGACTATGACGGCATCGAATTCCTAGAGTTTGCGGTGGATGAAAACCTCGGCGCCAAGCTCACCCACTGGCTGGAACGCCTGGGTTTCGTCAAGGCTGGGCAGCACCGCTCCAAGAGCGTGAGCCTGTTGCGTCAGGGCGATATCAACCTGATCCTCAACTGTGAGCCCTATTCTTTCGCGCATAACTTTTTCGAGGCCCATGGGCCGTCGTTGTGCGCCACGGCAATTCGGGTCAAGGACAGCGCCAAGGCACTGGAGCGGGCGGTGGCCTACAAGGGGCAGCCCTATCGCGGCCTGGTCGGGCCCAACGAGCTGGAACTGGCGGCGGTGCGAGCGCCGGACGGCAGCCTGATTTACCTGGTGGACCCTTCCGAGGGCTCGTTGTACGACACCGACTTCAACCTGCAGCCCGCCTCGGCCTCCAGCGGCGGCTTGCTGCGCATCGACCATATGGCGATGGCCTTGCCAGCCGACAGCCTCGACAGCTGGGTGTTGTTCTACAAGAGCCTGCTGGATTTCGAAGCCGATGACGAAGTGGTGCTGCCCGACCCCTATGGCCTGGTGAAAAGCCGCGCATTGCGCAGCCGTTGCAGCTCGATCCGCCTGCCGCTGAATATCTCCGAGAACCGCAACACCGCGATTTCCCACGCGCTGTCGAGCTATCGCGGCTCAGGCGTGCACCACATTGCCTTCGATTGTGCGGATATTTTCGCCGAGGTCAGCCGTGCCAAAGAGGCGGGTGTGCCGTTGCTGGATATCCCGCTGAACTACTACGACGACCTGGCGGCGCGCTTTGATTTCGACGACGAGTTCCTCAGCGAACTGGCGTACTACAACGTGCTGTACGACCGTGACGCCCAGGGCGGTGAGTTGTTTCACGTGTACACCGAACCGTTCGAAGGGCGGTTTTTTTTCGAGATCATCCAGCGCAAAAACGGCTACGCCGGCTACGGCGCGGCCAACGTGGCGGTGCGTCTGGCGGCGATGGCCAAGTCGCGCAGCGGCGCGGCGCGCCAGGCGCGGTTGTGACCGCGGGCCAGGTGCTTCCTTCGGGGAGCGCCGCGGCCCATAATCACCGCCTGCATAACAATGGCCGTGAGCGCACCATGACCTCGAGTCCCGAACTCCCCGCAGTGTCAGAAGCACCGCGCAAGAGTCGTAAGAACAACCCGGAAAAGACCCGCGAAAACATCCTCCAGGAAGCTGTCGTCGAGTTTGTTCAGCAGGGCCTGTCCGGGGCTCGCGTGGATGCGATCGCCGAGCGCATCCACACCTCCAAACGCATGATCTATTACTACTTCGGCAGCAAGGAGCAGTTGTACGTCGAGGTGCTGGAGAAGCTCTACGGCGATATCCGCAACACCGAAACCCGCATGAACCTCACCGCCCTGGAACCGCGTGAAGCGATCCGCCGGCTGGTGGAATTCACCTTTGATCACCACGATCAGAATGTGGACTTCGTGCGCATCGTCAGCATCGAAAATATCCACAACGCCGAATACGTGAAACGCTCGGATTCGATCAAGGCAATGAACAGCAATATCCTCGAAGCACTGGGCGCGACCTTGCGCCGGGGGGCCGAGATGGGGTTGTTTCGTGAAGGGCTGGAGCCGCTGGACGTGCACCTGCTGATCAACTCATTCAGCTTTTACCGGGTGTCCAACCGCCATACGTTCAGTGAGATTTTTCAGATCGAGCTGTCGGATGAGGCAGTTAAACAGCGGCATCGGGAAATGATTTGTGAGTCGGTGATGCGCTACCTGCAAGCTTGAGCCCAGACTGTTCTGAGGGGGTAAATGCAATCAATGTGGGAGCCGGGCTTGCCCGCGATAGCAGTGCTGGCTGACCCACCGCCATCGCAGGCAAGCCAGCTCCCACCTTCTTCAGTGAGTCAGGTGTTCATGCTCTGGAAGTGCGCCAGCATGCGCTGCGCATCCGGCACCTCGCCGCTGAACAACTCAAACGCCTTCACCGCCTGGAACACTGCCATGTTGCCGCCATCCAGGGTGCGGCAGCCCAAGGCGCGGGCATCGCGCAGCAGTTGGGTTTCCAGCGGGAAATAGACGATTTCCGCCACCCACAATTCAGCGCGCAACAGGGCGGCCGGCACCGGTGTGCCCGGTAGCTTGGCCATGCCCATCGGCGTTGTGTTGACTAAGCCATCTGCCTCGGCCATGGCGTTTTCCAAGTGACTGCCGGCTTGGGCGCGACCGCTGCCGAAACGCTGCGTGAGGTTATCCACAAGGTCGCGGGCGCGGGCCATGTCCACGTCGAAAATACTCAGTTGCTCCACACCCTCAGCCAGCAGCGCATGCGCCACTGCCGCGCCAGCGCCGCCGGCGCCCATCTGCACCACGCGTCGGCGCGGCACGTCATTCAAGTTGCGCCGGAAACCTTCGGCAAAGCCCAGGCAATCGGTGTTGTGGCCAATGCGTTTGCCACCCTTGAACACTACCGTGTTGACCGCGCCGATGCCCCGCGCCTCGTCAGACAATTCATCCAGCAGTGGCAGGATCGCCTGCTTGCACGGGTAGGTAATGTTCAGCCCGGTGAAGTGCATCAGCTCGGCGGCGTCCAGCAGGTCGGGCAGGGCGTTGATGTTGAGTTGCAGCGGTTCCAGGTCGATCAACCGGTACAGGTAGCGCAAACCCTGAGCATCGCCTTCCTGTTCGTGCAGGGCCGGCGTGCGGGAGCCCTGAATACCGGCGCCGATCAGGCCGGCGAGGATGCGCGGTTTCATCGGCTCGACCCCTTCAGCAACTGGCTGAAATGCTCCAGGGCCAGGTGGTAACCATGGCTGCCGAAACCTGCGAGCACTGCCTTGGCGATTGGCGACACAAACGAGTGATGTCGAAACGCCTCCCGCGCATGCACGTTGGATAAATGCACCTCGATCACCGGCACTTCACTGGCCACCAGCGCGTCGCGGATCGCCACCGACGTGTGGGTCCAGGCCGCCGGGTTGATCACGATACCGGCGCAACGGCCGCGCGCACCGTGGACCCAATCCAGCAGCTCGCCTTCGTGGTTGGTCTGGCGAAATTCGATTTTCAGCCCCAATTGATCAGCGCTGCGGCCGCACAGAGCGGCGACGTCAGCCAGGGTTTCATGACCATAGGTGGCGGGTTCGCGGGTGCCGAGCAGGTTGAGGTTGGGGCCGTTCAGCACCAGCACGATAGGCGGCATAAGAGGCGTCTCCACAGTTATTGTTGGTTGTGGAGATAAAATGTACTGGATGGTTAATTTGGTCAATTGATGGCCGCGTATCTGTTCGATTATCGAACTGTTAATTATCTTTGCGCCATGCGTGGTTACAAGACCGCATTCGACGCCTCTTTTGCCGCTACTAATCTGTGAATCACCGATTGTCGGGCTGCACCAGGAAAAGTGTTACCTGGCAGAAAATAACCTAACGGATGGGTTACGATGAAAGTAGGGGCATACAAAGGGTTTGTGATTTCGGTGTTTCTCAGGGATGAACACTGTCCTCCGCATGTTCACGTCAGGGGCAAGGAGTGGGATGCGCGCTTTCGTTTCAGTTTTCTGGATGGGCATGTCGAGTTGTGGGATGTGGACCCTGAACGCAGACGACCACCGACAGCGGTTCTGGAGGCAATACGCGGCGCGATAATGCAGCGGCATTACCTGGCGCGGGCGCGCAGGATCTGGTGGGAAAACCTGCAAACGGTTTGCCTGGACAATCATTCCTGGGATTGGGAAACCGCAGAGGTTTTGCCTGGGTTGATCATTCAGCGCGGTGTTTATGTGATCGCACGCGCCCGACACGATGTCGCGGGGCAGAAAACAATTTTGAATCTGGTCAGGGCGCCGGGTTTTGTGGAGATCGATTTATGAAACAAATCGTAAAGGCCAAAGTTTTACCCTACGTAGCGCTCACTGAGGCTGATGTGGACAAGGCAATTGCCCGTGGGCGCAAATTGAAGCGTCTGCACGCCAACGCCAGCAATGTGCGTTACGAAGACGGCTGCATCTCTATTGGTTTCAGCGATGGCAGCCGCATCATGCTGCCGGTGGCGGGCCTGCCGGAGTTCGAAGGGTTTTCGTCAGAGGATTTTCAGCTGTTGGAAGTCGGCTTTGGCGGCAAGGCACTGTGC
The genomic region above belongs to Pseudomonas poae and contains:
- a CDS encoding MFS transporter is translated as MPSQNSVLAARPGTPHAGIGSKIRGALAVGKTRWGMLALVFFATTLNYIDRAALGVMQPILAKEMSWTAMDYANINFWFQVGYAIGFVLQGRLIDRIGVKRVFFCAVLLWSLATGAHGLATSAVGFMVCRFILGLTEAANYPACVKTTRLWFPAGERAVATGIFNAGTNVGAMMTPMLLPLILHVWGWQAAFLCMSALGGIWLLFWGLKYYNPEDHPTVKQSELDYVQQEVEPEQPRVPFSRILRMRGTWAFALAYSLTAPVFWFYLYWLPPFLNQQYNLGINVTQMGIPLIIIYLTADFGSVGGGILSSFLIGRGMNSIKARLLSMLLFACCIVGVIMAAGSSQLWVAVFAISLAIGAHQAWTANIWSLVMDYTPKHMMSTVFGFGGMCAAIGGMFMTQIVGHILTVTNNNYTVLFTLIPAMYFIALTWMYFMAPRKIPTVDV
- a CDS encoding bifunctional sugar phosphate isomerase/epimerase/4-hydroxyphenylpyruvate dioxygenase family protein translates to MQRSIATVSLSGTLPEKLEAIAAAGFDGVEIFENDLLYYDGSPREVRQMCADLGIAITLFQPFRDFEGCRRDRLARNLERAERKFDLMQELGTDLVLVCSNASADCVGNERILLDDLSLLAEHAGRRGLRIGYEALAWGKHVNTWQQVWNLVRQVDHPSLGVLLDSFHTLSLKGDPSAIAEIPGDKIFFVQMADAPILAMDVLEWSRHFRCFPGQGEFDLAGFLAPIIKSGYTGPLSLEIFNDGFRAAPTRANAADGLRSLLYLEEKTRQRLAQEQPATPVDILFETPAASDYDGIEFLEFAVDENLGAKLTHWLERLGFVKAGQHRSKSVSLLRQGDINLILNCEPYSFAHNFFEAHGPSLCATAIRVKDSAKALERAVAYKGQPYRGLVGPNELELAAVRAPDGSLIYLVDPSEGSLYDTDFNLQPASASSGGLLRIDHMAMALPADSLDSWVLFYKSLLDFEADDEVVLPDPYGLVKSRALRSRCSSIRLPLNISENRNTAISHALSSYRGSGVHHIAFDCADIFAEVSRAKEAGVPLLDIPLNYYDDLAARFDFDDEFLSELAYYNVLYDRDAQGGELFHVYTEPFEGRFFFEIIQRKNGYAGYGAANVAVRLAAMAKSRSGAARQARL
- a CDS encoding TetR/AcrR family transcriptional regulator, whose product is MTSSPELPAVSEAPRKSRKNNPEKTRENILQEAVVEFVQQGLSGARVDAIAERIHTSKRMIYYYFGSKEQLYVEVLEKLYGDIRNTETRMNLTALEPREAIRRLVEFTFDHHDQNVDFVRIVSIENIHNAEYVKRSDSIKAMNSNILEALGATLRRGAEMGLFREGLEPLDVHLLINSFSFYRVSNRHTFSEIFQIELSDEAVKQRHREMICESVMRYLQA
- a CDS encoding shikimate dehydrogenase; protein product: MKPRILAGLIGAGIQGSRTPALHEQEGDAQGLRYLYRLIDLEPLQLNINALPDLLDAAELMHFTGLNITYPCKQAILPLLDELSDEARGIGAVNTVVFKGGKRIGHNTDCLGFAEGFRRNLNDVPRRRVVQMGAGGAGAAVAHALLAEGVEQLSIFDVDMARARDLVDNLTQRFGSGRAQAGSHLENAMAEADGLVNTTPMGMAKLPGTPVPAALLRAELWVAEIVYFPLETQLLRDARALGCRTLDGGNMAVFQAVKAFELFSGEVPDAQRMLAHFQSMNT
- the aroQ gene encoding type II 3-dehydroquinate dehydratase; translated protein: MPPIVLVLNGPNLNLLGTREPATYGHETLADVAALCGRSADQLGLKIEFRQTNHEGELLDWVHGARGRCAGIVINPAAWTHTSVAIRDALVASEVPVIEVHLSNVHAREAFRHHSFVSPIAKAVLAGFGSHGYHLALEHFSQLLKGSSR
- a CDS encoding DUF4160 domain-containing protein encodes the protein MKVGAYKGFVISVFLRDEHCPPHVHVRGKEWDARFRFSFLDGHVELWDVDPERRRPPTAVLEAIRGAIMQRHYLARARRIWWENLQTVCLDNHSWDWETAEVLPGLIIQRGVYVIARARHDVAGQKTILNLVRAPGFVEIDL
- a CDS encoding DUF2442 domain-containing protein, producing MKQIVKAKVLPYVALTEADVDKAIARGRKLKRLHANASNVRYEDGCISIGFSDGSRIMLPVAGLPEFEGFSSEDFQLLEVGFGGKALCCEARDLDVSITGLIATSQPLMDLAASLVASRNGRKSSAAKSAAARANGKKGGRPRKKDEEGVELPPGQ